In a single window of the Micromonospora sp. WMMD1155 genome:
- a CDS encoding OFA family MFS transporter, giving the protein MLSALDRRHTVAPPGYSRWLIPPAALAIHLCIGQVYATSVYKNSLIAHFDASQTAIGVIFSIAIVMLGLSAAVAGTWVEENGPRKAMFVSACFWAAGFLVGSLGIATKQLWLLYLGYGLLGGIGLGIGYISPVSTLIKWFPDRPGLATGLAIMGFGGGAMVASPLSRQLLSFFDPAYDPANAGSTASGSALVWLFVTLGIGYFVIMMFGVANVRVPAEDWRPAGFDPASVAAKPLVTTANVSAANAVKTRSFWLLWVVLFCNVTAGIGILEQASPMIQDFFRDDGTSAVTVAAAGGFVGLLSLFNMAGRFVWSSTSDVIGRKPIYLVYLGVGMVLYALLALVGQTATALFVLLACVILSFYGGGFATVPAYLRDLFGTFQVGAIHGRLLTAWSAAGVAGPLIVNGFLDAQGEPGTLTAAAYRPALFTMVGVLAVGFVANLLVRPVPQRYHEPAANVDEPKTEQRSGTR; this is encoded by the coding sequence ATGCTTTCCGCACTCGATCGTCGGCACACCGTCGCGCCGCCCGGCTACAGCCGGTGGCTCATCCCCCCGGCGGCGTTGGCCATCCACCTCTGCATCGGCCAGGTCTACGCGACAAGCGTCTACAAGAACTCGCTGATCGCCCACTTCGACGCCAGCCAGACCGCGATCGGGGTGATCTTCAGCATCGCGATCGTGATGCTGGGGTTGTCCGCCGCCGTCGCCGGGACCTGGGTGGAGGAGAACGGGCCGCGTAAGGCGATGTTCGTCTCGGCCTGCTTCTGGGCGGCGGGTTTCCTGGTGGGCTCGTTGGGCATCGCCACGAAGCAACTGTGGTTGCTGTATCTGGGCTACGGGCTGCTCGGCGGCATCGGCCTGGGCATCGGCTACATCTCCCCGGTCTCCACTCTGATCAAGTGGTTCCCGGACCGGCCGGGCCTGGCCACCGGTCTGGCGATCATGGGTTTCGGTGGTGGGGCGATGGTCGCCTCTCCCCTGTCCCGGCAACTGCTGTCCTTCTTCGATCCCGCCTACGACCCGGCCAACGCCGGGTCGACGGCGTCCGGCAGCGCCCTGGTCTGGTTGTTCGTGACACTCGGCATCGGCTACTTCGTGATCATGATGTTCGGGGTGGCGAACGTGCGGGTGCCGGCCGAGGATTGGCGTCCGGCCGGCTTCGACCCGGCGAGTGTGGCGGCGAAACCACTGGTCACGACGGCGAACGTGTCGGCGGCGAACGCGGTGAAGACCCGCTCGTTCTGGCTGCTGTGGGTGGTGCTGTTCTGCAACGTGACAGCCGGCATCGGCATCCTGGAGCAGGCCAGCCCGATGATCCAGGACTTCTTCCGGGACGACGGCACGTCGGCGGTGACCGTCGCGGCGGCCGGTGGGTTCGTGGGTCTGCTGTCGCTGTTCAACATGGCGGGCCGGTTCGTGTGGTCGTCCACGTCGGACGTCATCGGCCGCAAACCGATCTACCTGGTGTACCTGGGTGTCGGCATGGTGCTGTACGCGCTGCTGGCCCTCGTCGGGCAGACCGCCACGGCGTTGTTCGTGTTGTTGGCCTGCGTGATCCTGTCGTTCTACGGCGGTGGGTTCGCGACCGTGCCGGCGTACCTGCGGGACCTGTTCGGCACGTTCCAGGTCGGCGCGATCCACGGTCGGTTGCTGACCGCGTGGTCGGCGGCGGGGGTCGCCGGCCCGCTGATCGTCAACGGGTTCCTCGACGCGCAGGGCGAGCCGGGCACGTTGACGGCGGCGGCGTACCGGCCGGCGCTGTTCACCATGGTGGGGGTTCTCGCGGTGGGCTTCGTGGCGAACCTGTTGGTGCGGCCGGTGCCGCAGCGCTACCACGAGCCGGCGGCGAATGTGGACGAGCCGAAGACCGAGCAGAGGAGCGGTACGCGATGA
- a CDS encoding SDR family oxidoreductase → MAPVTVITGGGRGIGAATARRLAAAGHHVALCYRRDEAAAATVLADLRATGVQAIAVRADTTDPDQVAELFDAAARLGPLTGLVNNAGVTSLIGPFTELRVEDLRRVVDVNLVGYVLCAQQAARRLSDGGAIVNVSSAAATLGSPGEYVHYAAVKAATDTLTVGLAKELAPKGIRVNAVAPGIVRTDIHADSGVPDRPDSAVGRIPLGRAGEPDEIAAAIAWLLGPEASYATGTVLRVSGGL, encoded by the coding sequence GTGGCACCGGTCACCGTCATCACCGGGGGCGGTCGCGGCATCGGCGCGGCCACCGCCCGCCGCCTCGCCGCCGCCGGTCACCACGTCGCCCTGTGCTACCGCCGTGACGAGGCCGCCGCCGCCACCGTCCTGGCCGACCTGCGCGCGACCGGAGTGCAGGCCATCGCGGTACGCGCCGACACCACCGACCCCGACCAGGTCGCCGAGCTGTTCGACGCCGCGGCGCGGCTCGGCCCGCTCACCGGCCTGGTCAACAACGCCGGCGTCACCAGCCTCATCGGGCCCTTCACCGAGCTGCGCGTCGAGGACCTGCGCCGGGTCGTCGACGTCAACCTCGTCGGCTACGTCCTGTGCGCGCAGCAGGCCGCCCGCCGGCTGAGCGACGGAGGCGCGATCGTCAACGTCTCCTCGGCCGCCGCCACCCTGGGCAGCCCGGGGGAGTACGTGCACTACGCCGCCGTGAAGGCCGCCACCGACACCCTCACCGTGGGTCTGGCCAAGGAACTCGCCCCGAAGGGCATCCGGGTCAACGCCGTCGCCCCCGGCATCGTGCGCACCGACATCCACGCCGACTCCGGGGTGCCCGACCGCCCCGACTCCGCCGTCGGCCGGATCCCGCTGGGCCGCGCGGGCGAACCCGACGAGATCGCCGCCGCCATCGCATGGCTGCTCGGCCCGGAGGCCTCCTACGCCACCGGCACGGTGCTGCGCGTCTCCGGCGGCCTGTGA
- a CDS encoding peroxiredoxin, with product MAGVGVGDVVQDFELPDETGTPRRLSEFLATGPVVVFFYPGAMTRGCTAESCHFRDLAAEFTALGASRVGISRDPVAKQAEFSELHGFDYPLLSDEDGTVARQFGVRRRMPLGALSTKRMTFVIGVDRRVIEVIHSEVSMNDHADRALRALGG from the coding sequence GTGGCGGGTGTGGGTGTCGGCGACGTGGTGCAGGATTTCGAGCTACCGGACGAGACGGGCACGCCGCGGCGGTTGTCGGAGTTCCTGGCGACCGGGCCGGTGGTGGTGTTCTTCTACCCGGGCGCGATGACGCGGGGTTGCACGGCGGAGAGCTGCCACTTCCGGGACCTCGCGGCGGAGTTCACGGCGTTGGGCGCGTCGCGGGTGGGCATCAGCCGGGACCCGGTGGCGAAGCAGGCGGAGTTCTCCGAGCTGCACGGGTTCGACTATCCGCTGTTGTCCGACGAGGACGGCACGGTGGCGCGGCAGTTCGGGGTGAGGCGGCGGATGCCGTTGGGGGCGTTGAGCACGAAGCGGATGACGTTCGTGATCGGCGTCGACCGGCGGGTCATCGAGGTGATCCACAGTGAGGTCAGCATGAACGACCACGCGGATCGCGCACTGCGGGCGTTGGGCGGCTGA
- a CDS encoding MarR family transcriptional regulator, protein MQSTAPQSPAGLRTTPTWLLNQTAAHAARLISEGFAAHGLRGYHYRLLATLDEDGPASQADLGRRCGIDRSDVVAAVNDLAGRGLVVRAPDPADRRRNVISLTDAGADEAHRMGDTVGRVQDELLAPLSTAERDQLTRLLTRLLEHHARR, encoded by the coding sequence ATGCAGTCCACCGCCCCGCAGTCACCCGCCGGGCTCCGCACCACCCCGACGTGGTTGCTCAACCAGACCGCCGCCCACGCCGCCCGGCTCATCAGCGAGGGCTTCGCCGCGCACGGCCTACGCGGCTACCACTACCGGCTGCTCGCCACGCTGGACGAGGACGGCCCCGCCAGCCAGGCCGACCTGGGCCGACGCTGCGGCATCGACCGCAGCGACGTCGTCGCGGCCGTCAACGACCTGGCCGGTCGAGGGCTCGTCGTACGCGCCCCCGACCCGGCCGACCGCCGCCGCAACGTCATCAGCCTCACCGACGCCGGCGCCGACGAGGCCCACCGGATGGGCGACACCGTCGGCCGGGTCCAGGACGAGCTGCTCGCCCCGCTGTCCACCGCCGAACGCGACCAGCTGACCCGCCTGCTCACCCGCCTGCTGGAGCACCACGCCCGGCGCTGA
- a CDS encoding GNAT family N-acetyltransferase, with translation MHVRELTADDLDAAWDLGRFAFGNTSERAASTRIVVPGMTRWGAFDDTGRLVGKAVDLHHDQWWSGRVVPAADVAGVAVAPEARGRGVARAMLTALLRGAHERGAAVSALYPTVAAPYRACGWEAVGVLRTVDLATATLPRYRPASHLTVRAGTPADLPAVAALYERVTRHRNGLLTRRGELFDADDRGLPGDGLTLVERGDDLVGYATWQRGSGYGADSVLTVDEALAVTAEAARELVGVLASWASVAPTLRLCPLDGDAVSACLPLESAREHERDLWMHRPVDVARAVSTRGWPAHVRGVVDFRLTDPLAEWNTGTWRLAVADGAAELTRVDGEADLRLDVRGFALLYAGAAGARSVAQAGLLHAAGVAPDALDLLGAGGPAQVLDYF, from the coding sequence ATGCACGTACGCGAACTCACCGCCGACGACCTCGACGCCGCCTGGGACCTGGGCCGGTTCGCGTTCGGCAACACCTCGGAACGAGCGGCGAGCACGCGGATCGTGGTACCCGGGATGACGCGCTGGGGCGCGTTCGACGACACCGGGCGGCTCGTCGGCAAGGCCGTCGACCTGCACCACGACCAGTGGTGGTCGGGGCGGGTGGTGCCGGCCGCCGACGTGGCCGGGGTGGCCGTCGCACCCGAGGCCCGGGGCCGTGGCGTGGCGAGGGCCATGCTCACCGCGTTGCTGCGCGGGGCGCACGAGCGGGGCGCGGCGGTCAGCGCGTTGTACCCGACCGTCGCCGCCCCGTACCGGGCCTGCGGGTGGGAGGCCGTCGGTGTGCTGCGGACGGTCGACCTGGCCACCGCCACGCTGCCCCGGTACCGGCCCGCGTCGCACCTCACCGTCCGGGCCGGTACGCCCGCCGACCTGCCCGCCGTCGCCGCCCTCTACGAGCGGGTCACCCGGCACCGTAACGGCCTGCTGACCCGCCGGGGTGAGCTGTTCGACGCCGACGATCGCGGCCTGCCCGGTGACGGACTCACCCTCGTCGAGAGGGGCGACGACCTGGTCGGCTACGCCACCTGGCAGCGGGGGAGCGGCTACGGTGCCGACTCGGTGCTCACCGTCGACGAGGCCCTGGCGGTCACCGCCGAGGCCGCCCGGGAACTCGTCGGGGTGCTCGCCAGTTGGGCGAGCGTCGCGCCGACCCTGCGGCTGTGTCCGCTCGACGGTGACGCGGTGAGCGCCTGCCTGCCGTTGGAGTCGGCCCGCGAGCACGAGCGGGACCTGTGGATGCACCGGCCGGTCGACGTCGCCCGGGCGGTGAGCACCCGTGGGTGGCCCGCCCACGTGCGGGGTGTCGTCGACTTCCGCCTCACCGATCCGCTCGCCGAGTGGAACACCGGCACCTGGCGGTTGGCTGTCGCCGACGGCGCGGCCGAGTTGACCCGCGTCGACGGTGAGGCGGATCTGCGGCTGGACGTCCGCGGTTTCGCGTTGCTGTACGCCGGGGCGGCCGGCGCCCGGTCGGTCGCGCAGGCGGGCCTGCTGCACGCCGCCGGTGTCGCGCCGGACGCCCTGGACCTGTTGGGCGCGGGCGGCCCGGCCCAGGTGCTCGACTACTTCTGA
- the cydB gene encoding cytochrome d ubiquinol oxidase subunit II, producing MELTTIWFLLVAVLFTGYFILEGFDFGVGMLLPVLGRNDRERRVLINTIGPVWDGNEVWLITAGGAMFAAFPEWYATLFSGFYLPLLLILLALIARGVAFEYRHKRPEASWKRRWDTAIVVGSLLPAILWGVAFANILRGVPLDADHEYVGGLVDLLNPYSLLGGATTLALFLTHGAVFLALKTTGDIRERAGALAVRLGVVAAVLAVGFLSWTLSIRSSTAAVVLAVGAALALLGGLAAARVRREGWAFTGTAVAIGLAVATLFAALFPNVLPSTLDTAGTLTATNAASTPYTLKIMTWVAVIFTPVVLAYQGWTYWVFRKRIGVANIPQH from the coding sequence GTGGAACTGACCACCATCTGGTTTCTCCTCGTCGCCGTGCTGTTCACCGGGTACTTCATCCTGGAGGGCTTCGACTTCGGCGTCGGCATGCTGCTGCCCGTCCTGGGCCGGAACGACCGGGAACGCCGTGTCCTGATCAACACGATCGGCCCGGTGTGGGACGGCAACGAGGTGTGGCTCATCACCGCCGGCGGCGCGATGTTCGCCGCGTTCCCCGAGTGGTACGCCACCCTGTTCTCCGGCTTCTACCTGCCGCTGCTGCTGATCCTGCTGGCCCTGATCGCCCGGGGTGTCGCGTTCGAGTACCGGCACAAGCGCCCCGAGGCGTCCTGGAAGCGCCGCTGGGACACCGCGATCGTCGTCGGCTCACTGCTCCCGGCCATCCTGTGGGGCGTCGCCTTCGCCAACATCCTGCGCGGCGTGCCACTGGACGCCGACCACGAGTACGTCGGTGGCCTCGTCGACCTGCTCAACCCGTACTCCCTGCTCGGTGGCGCGACCACCCTCGCGCTGTTCCTGACCCACGGCGCGGTGTTCCTCGCGCTGAAGACCACCGGCGACATCCGCGAGCGCGCGGGCGCCCTCGCGGTGCGCCTGGGTGTCGTCGCCGCGGTACTCGCGGTCGGGTTCCTGAGCTGGACGTTGAGCATCCGCTCCAGCACGGCCGCCGTCGTGCTCGCCGTCGGCGCGGCCCTCGCCCTGCTCGGTGGTCTGGCCGCCGCCCGGGTACGCCGGGAGGGCTGGGCGTTCACCGGCACCGCCGTGGCGATCGGTCTGGCCGTGGCGACGCTGTTCGCGGCGCTGTTCCCGAATGTGCTGCCGTCCACGCTGGACACCGCCGGCACGTTGACGGCCACCAACGCCGCGTCCACCCCCTACACCCTGAAGATCATGACCTGGGTGGCGGTGATCTTCACTCCGGTGGTGCTGGCCTACCAGGGCTGGACCTACTGGGTGTTCCGCAAGCGCATCGGTGTGGCCAACATCCCCCAACACTGA
- a CDS encoding cytochrome ubiquinol oxidase subunit I — MDALDVARWQFGVTTVYHFLFVPLTIGLSVLVAILQTLWHRTGNERYLKLTKFYGKLFLINFAMGVVTGIVQEFQFGMNWSDYSRFVGDIFGAPLAIEALVAFFLESTFIGLWIFGWDRLPKRAHLASIWAAAIGTNLSAYFILAANSFMQNPVGYRINPDSGRAELTDFPAVLTNKVALITFPHTLAGSFLVAGSLIVAVGLWHVIRNRDSADTGAYRFATKFGSWVVLVASAAVLFTGDIQGKIMTEVQPMKMAAAEGLYSTESPASFSVLTIGSLDGSREVFALKIPYLLSYLGTGDPHGTVHGINDLQAQYATQYGAGSYTPIIPVTYWSFRFMIAFGMAAGAIALLVLWSQRKGRTPSSRWLLRAGLAMPVLPLLANSFGWIFTEMGRQPWIVFGEMLTRNGVSRSVSLAEVLTSFTAFTLIYATLAVIEVKLLLRYAKAGVPDVSEQPPADDTDDAERPLAFAY; from the coding sequence GTGGACGCGTTGGACGTCGCCCGCTGGCAGTTCGGTGTCACCACCGTCTACCACTTTCTCTTCGTTCCGCTGACCATCGGCCTGTCCGTGCTGGTCGCCATCCTGCAGACGCTGTGGCACCGCACCGGCAACGAGCGCTACCTCAAGCTGACCAAGTTCTACGGCAAGCTGTTCCTGATCAACTTTGCCATGGGGGTGGTGACCGGCATCGTGCAGGAGTTCCAGTTCGGCATGAACTGGAGCGACTACTCGCGCTTCGTCGGCGACATCTTCGGCGCGCCCCTGGCCATCGAGGCGCTCGTCGCGTTCTTCCTCGAATCCACCTTCATCGGCCTGTGGATCTTCGGTTGGGACCGGCTGCCCAAGCGCGCGCACCTGGCCAGCATCTGGGCCGCCGCGATCGGCACGAACCTGTCCGCGTACTTCATCCTCGCCGCGAACTCGTTCATGCAGAACCCGGTCGGCTACCGCATCAACCCCGACAGCGGACGCGCCGAGCTGACCGACTTCCCGGCCGTGCTGACCAACAAGGTCGCCCTGATCACGTTCCCGCACACCCTGGCCGGCTCGTTCCTCGTCGCCGGGTCGCTGATCGTCGCGGTCGGCCTGTGGCACGTCATCCGCAACCGCGACTCCGCCGACACCGGCGCGTACCGCTTCGCCACGAAGTTCGGCTCCTGGGTGGTCCTGGTCGCCTCCGCCGCCGTGCTGTTCACCGGCGACATCCAGGGCAAGATCATGACTGAGGTGCAGCCGATGAAGATGGCCGCCGCCGAGGGTCTCTACTCCACCGAGAGTCCCGCCTCGTTCTCCGTGCTCACCATCGGCAGCCTCGACGGCAGCCGCGAGGTGTTCGCCCTCAAGATCCCGTACCTGCTGTCCTACCTGGGCACCGGTGACCCGCACGGCACCGTGCACGGCATCAACGACCTGCAGGCCCAGTACGCCACCCAGTACGGCGCGGGCAGCTACACCCCGATCATCCCGGTCACCTACTGGAGTTTCCGCTTCATGATCGCCTTCGGGATGGCCGCCGGCGCGATCGCCCTGCTGGTGCTCTGGAGCCAGCGCAAGGGCCGTACCCCGAGCAGCAGGTGGCTGCTGCGCGCGGGCCTGGCCATGCCGGTGCTGCCGCTGCTGGCCAACTCGTTCGGCTGGATCTTCACCGAGATGGGCCGCCAGCCGTGGATCGTCTTCGGCGAGATGCTCACCCGCAACGGGGTGTCCCGCAGCGTCTCGTTGGCCGAGGTCCTCACCTCGTTCACCGCGTTCACGCTGATCTACGCCACCCTCGCCGTCATCGAGGTCAAGCTGCTGCTGCGCTACGCCAAGGCCGGCGTACCCGACGTCAGCGAACAACCCCCCGCCGACGACACCGACGACGCCGAGCGCCCGCTCGCCTTCGCCTACTGA
- a CDS encoding lysophospholipid acyltransferase family protein, with amino-acid sequence MDTTYATWQPPLIWRGALLLARGLVGLLARLEVTGDVPAHLRRGPLVLAANHISPFDPVVLAAACQTRRIAPRIMATAGLFRAPVLGTAMRHAGHIRVDRGTSAVHQALDDAATAVARGSVILIYPEGRIGLDPGMWPERGKTGAARLALACGAPVVPVAQWGSHEVLPYQAPRGMLRGAARSLWRRPVIRVHFGTPVDLGESTAASPGAARRATDRIIDALTDTLVPLRPDEPDRPRHVDPGRPSDLSRAHRRRSA; translated from the coding sequence ATGGACACCACGTACGCCACCTGGCAGCCGCCGCTGATCTGGCGCGGCGCTCTCCTGCTGGCCCGGGGCCTGGTCGGCCTGCTGGCCCGCCTCGAGGTCACCGGCGACGTCCCCGCGCACCTGCGCCGCGGGCCGCTGGTGCTGGCCGCCAACCACATCAGCCCGTTCGACCCGGTGGTGCTGGCCGCCGCCTGCCAGACCCGGCGCATCGCCCCCCGGATCATGGCGACCGCCGGACTGTTCCGCGCCCCGGTGCTCGGCACCGCCATGCGCCACGCCGGGCACATCCGCGTCGACCGGGGCACCAGCGCCGTCCACCAGGCTCTCGACGACGCGGCCACCGCTGTCGCCCGCGGCTCGGTGATCCTCATCTACCCCGAGGGACGCATCGGCCTGGACCCCGGCATGTGGCCCGAACGCGGCAAGACCGGCGCCGCCCGCCTCGCCCTGGCCTGCGGCGCCCCGGTCGTCCCGGTCGCCCAGTGGGGCTCGCACGAGGTACTCCCCTACCAGGCACCCCGGGGAATGCTGCGCGGCGCCGCCCGCTCACTGTGGCGTCGCCCGGTCATCCGGGTGCACTTCGGCACCCCCGTCGACCTGGGCGAGTCGACCGCCGCCAGCCCCGGCGCGGCACGCCGGGCCACCGACCGGATCATCGACGCGCTCACCGACACCCTGGTCCCGCTGCGACCCGACGAACCCGACCGGCCCCGGCACGTCGACCCCGGCCGCCCGAGCGACCTCAGCCGCGCCCACCGCCGCCGCTCGGCCTGA
- a CDS encoding NYN domain-containing protein, translating into MSRSGSRAAVARATVGTVWSSVTWAWWRHWPTWAGYAAGGFSLLYGALGLYWTAGGDGFPFAPVDPSRASGSILEGSRVEVVAPIIAVLGLVGAVVAWVMTRRARPGRLPTALVLFGWAVAVGSTLVIPDYTLIVLVAFAPLLLVFAFTGVPGEQDGIGDILYWHRTNLIIVFLGGLLWAAATLAYQRRVRGACAHCGRRHGSGDGPSRQTLLRWGRWAVVAACLAPLPYEVTRIAWYLGFPLGIDEDFLRMMQGTPGMLEVGLGCAVASAVGGVLTHGLVARWGEVYPRWIWFKAGRPVPPALATVPAPTRGLPPLRAGTSAGNGVAGLIFAGRSPGLHRRRAYCVAC; encoded by the coding sequence ATGTCCCGGTCTGGTTCCCGTGCGGCGGTGGCGAGAGCCACGGTGGGCACTGTGTGGTCCTCGGTGACCTGGGCGTGGTGGAGGCACTGGCCGACCTGGGCCGGATACGCCGCCGGGGGTTTCTCACTGCTGTACGGCGCGCTGGGCCTCTACTGGACCGCCGGTGGCGACGGGTTTCCGTTCGCCCCGGTGGACCCGTCGCGGGCGTCCGGGTCGATCCTGGAAGGCAGCCGCGTCGAGGTCGTCGCGCCGATCATCGCCGTGCTCGGCCTGGTCGGCGCGGTCGTCGCGTGGGTGATGACGCGCCGCGCCCGACCCGGTCGCCTGCCGACGGCGCTGGTCCTGTTCGGCTGGGCGGTGGCGGTCGGGTCGACCCTGGTCATCCCCGACTACACCCTGATCGTCCTGGTGGCCTTCGCGCCGCTGCTGCTGGTCTTCGCCTTCACCGGCGTGCCCGGCGAGCAGGACGGGATCGGCGACATCCTGTACTGGCACCGGACGAACCTGATCATCGTGTTCCTCGGCGGTCTGCTCTGGGCCGCCGCCACCCTCGCGTACCAGCGGCGGGTCCGGGGCGCGTGCGCGCACTGCGGCCGCCGCCACGGGAGCGGCGACGGCCCTTCACGGCAGACGCTGCTGCGGTGGGGCCGGTGGGCCGTCGTGGCCGCCTGCCTCGCGCCACTGCCCTACGAGGTCACCCGGATCGCCTGGTACCTCGGGTTTCCGCTCGGCATCGACGAGGACTTCCTGCGGATGATGCAGGGCACGCCGGGAATGCTCGAGGTGGGGCTGGGCTGCGCCGTCGCGTCGGCGGTGGGCGGGGTCCTCACCCACGGCCTGGTGGCCCGCTGGGGAGAGGTCTATCCGCGCTGGATCTGGTTCAAGGCCGGCAGGCCGGTCCCGCCCGCCCTCGCCACGGTCCCGGCGCCGACGCGGGGTCTGCCACCACTGCGAGCAGGGACATCCGCCGGCAACGGCGTCGCGGGCCTGATCTTCGCCGGTAGGTCACCCGGGCTCCACCGGCGGCGGGCATACTGCGTCGCGTGCTGA